TGCAGAGAATCCAACGCTTATGAAAATGCTTGCTGAAGGATTGCGCGGGGTAAAAGTTATGACCCATGAAGACTTTGGTATCAATAACAAGGCAAAGGAAGCCCTTTCAATCGCTTTATTGGCAAACGAAGCTATTCATCTTCAGCCTTCAAACATACCATCCGCAACCGGAGCAAAGCACCAAGTCATCCTTGGTAAAATTGTCCTTGGCCACAATATGGTGCGAAAAGTTAATAATTAGCCGCTAAAAACATTATATGCTTTATTGACTAGGCCGCAATGTAATTTTGTTTTTCTTGAAACTTAGCAGTGGGTTTTTATCTTGATTTGCGGCTAATCATTATCTTTCTCTGCGTTGGCAAATTGGCGGTAGAATCTGCAATTGACATATAAGGGACCGTTCTGCTAAATTAAGACGGCGTTTCAAAAAACATGCTCAGGACGGTTGACCCGCGCCAAAGCGGGTCATAATTACATTAAGACGTTTACCGGAGGTGGAGGGCATGGAGGATTTGGAAAAATACACAACGAGCATAAATGGGGTCTCTGCCGCCGGCATTGTTCGTGAACCTACCTCCACTGTTTTCACTTCATTTTTGCCTCAACTCGATATAGAAACGAAAAACAGTGAGCATCTAATTCAGCAGGTCGAAGAAATGATGAACCAGCCGTTTCCAGTTTCGGCTGATGTAGTAATTATTGGCGGCGGCCCAGGTGGGTATGTAGCGGCAATCCGCGCGGCACAGCTCGGCGGCAAAGTTGTTCTTATAGAAAAGAATGAACTGGGCGGTGTCTGCCTAAACAGGGGCTGCATTCCTACAAAAGCTATGCTGTCGAGCGCCAACGCTTATGACATTGCCCTCCACGGAGGTTCGGAGTTTGGTTTTACGGTGAACGCAGTTTCATTAGACTACAAAAAGGTTGTAGAACGCAGAGAAAAAGTCGTCAAGCAGTTGGTATCTGGCTTACATTTCCTAATGAAAAAGCATGGCGTTCGTGTTGTAAAAGGAATGGCGCGCCTCGCTTCTCGCACTACCGTTGAGGTAACATTCGAAGACGGCAAAAAAGAAAAAATCGCTGGGCAAAGTATTATTATCGCAACCGGCTCAGAGCCTGTTCAGCTTCCAATTCCTGGTCTGCAAGGCGAGAACATTTGGGATAGCGATGGCGCCCTTGCGGCTACCGAACTTCCTGGTAGCCTCCTCATCATTGGTGGTGGTGCAATAGGCCTTGAATGGGGTTATATGTTCCGCAAATTCGGCTCTGAGGTTACGATTGTAGAATTGATGCCTCAAATTCTCCCTGGTGGCGACTCCGAGGTCGCTGAGGAGCTGAGAAAGTCCCTAGAAAAGATAGGCATTCGAATCCTTACCGATTCTCGCGTTTCGCAGGTCGAAGAAAGGGATAACCAAGTTCTAGCTACTATTGTTTCTTCGGAATCCCAGCGACAGATTATTGCCGATAAAGTACTGGTAGCAGTCGGACGCCGACCTATCACGGAGAACCTTGGGTTGGAAGAGGTCGGCGTTGCCTTCGACCTGAAGGGGATTAAAGTGGATGAGCGCATGCAGACCAACATCCCGCGAATTTATGCGATTGGCGATGCGGTCGGTGGAATGATGCTTGCACACAAGGCGTCGGAAGAGGGCGTCGTTGCCGCTGAGAACATAATGGGTAGGTCAAGCAAGATGAAATACAACACAGTGCCTTCCGCAGTCTACACCAATCCTGAAGTCGCAGAGGTAGGAATGACTGAAGACCAAGCCAAGCGCGCAGAAATTAACTACCGCGTTGGCAAGTTTTACTTCCGAGCGAACGGAAAAGCTTTGGGGCTTGGTGAAACAACTGGATTCGTCAAGTTTATCACGGACCCTAAATACGGTGAGGTTCTTGGTTGCCACATAATTGGTCCTCACGCGACCGATTTAATCCACGAAGTAGTAATCGGAATGGAAGCAGAGGCAACAATTGACGTAATCGGGCGCGCAGTTCATGCTCATCCAACCCTCTCGGAAGCTATTAAAGAAGCCGCTCTAGATGCAGATGGCGAATCACTGCACAAAGGATAGCGAAGGTTTGCCTTTGGTGCGGGTCGAATATTCAAATAGAATGTTCGGCTTGCGGGGTGATATATGAGTCGTTGGACTATTTTCACTACTTCTCTTCTAATTTTGCTCATCTTCTTACTTTGTGTTTCCGGTTGTTCCAAACCCAAACAAGCTCCCTCAGAAGGCAAGCTAAAGGCTGCAGTGGTTACTGATGTTGGCGGCATTGGCGATATGTCATTCAATGCAATGGCTTGGGAAGGTCTTCAAAGAGCTGGAAAAGATTTTGGAATAGAAATAAAGTTTCTGGAATCAAAGGAACAAGCTGATTATGCACCAAACCTTCGGAAGTTCGCAGAACAAGGGTATGACATCATCTTTGCAGTTGGATTCCTAATGGAGGACGCTCTTGCCCAAGTTGCGCCAAAATTCCCTAAAACTAAGTTTGCAATCATTGATGGAAATGCGCCTAATACCCCAAATGCAGTAGCGCTCAAGTTTCGCGAAGAGGAAGGCTGTTTTCTGGCTGGGGCTTTGGCAGGAATGGTAACGAAGACCGGAAAAATTGGGTTCGTGGGTGGAATGGAAGTACCACTAATAAAGCGCTTTGAGTGTGGCTACAAAGCC
This genomic interval from Armatimonadota bacterium contains the following:
- the lpdA gene encoding dihydrolipoyl dehydrogenase, with amino-acid sequence MEDLEKYTTSINGVSAAGIVREPTSTVFTSFLPQLDIETKNSEHLIQQVEEMMNQPFPVSADVVIIGGGPGGYVAAIRAAQLGGKVVLIEKNELGGVCLNRGCIPTKAMLSSANAYDIALHGGSEFGFTVNAVSLDYKKVVERREKVVKQLVSGLHFLMKKHGVRVVKGMARLASRTTVEVTFEDGKKEKIAGQSIIIATGSEPVQLPIPGLQGENIWDSDGALAATELPGSLLIIGGGAIGLEWGYMFRKFGSEVTIVELMPQILPGGDSEVAEELRKSLEKIGIRILTDSRVSQVEERDNQVLATIVSSESQRQIIADKVLVAVGRRPITENLGLEEVGVAFDLKGIKVDERMQTNIPRIYAIGDAVGGMMLAHKASEEGVVAAENIMGRSSKMKYNTVPSAVYTNPEVAEVGMTEDQAKRAEINYRVGKFYFRANGKALGLGETTGFVKFITDPKYGEVLGCHIIGPHATDLIHEVVIGMEAEATIDVIGRAVHAHPTLSEAIKEAALDADGESLHKG
- a CDS encoding BMP family ABC transporter substrate-binding protein — encoded protein: MSRWTIFTTSLLILLIFLLCVSGCSKPKQAPSEGKLKAAVVTDVGGIGDMSFNAMAWEGLQRAGKDFGIEIKFLESKEQADYAPNLRKFAEQGYDIIFAVGFLMEDALAQVAPKFPKTKFAIIDGNAPNTPNAVALKFREEEGCFLAGALAGMVTKTGKIGFVGGMEVPLIKRFECGYKAGAMVTHPGIKVFTAYTGRWDDPARGKELALSQFGRGADIVFHASGSCGLGVIEAAKLKGQGFFAIGVDADQDYIAPGRVLTSMMKRVDNAVYSTCKSVVMHTFKPGDCILGLKEGGVGLSPMKYTKQVLPPGTMDMIEELKRAIIEGKIKPPKTEKELKEFESTLPLKVSSRRQGGA